The genomic interval ATCCGCAACAGCGTCTTTGTTGCCACTTTTTGCGGTGCGGCTGACGCGTTGTAGTTGTTTGTCGGCACTTTCTAGATCTGCAAGGATCAGTTCCAAATTGATGACATCGATGTCATCGGCTGGATTGACTTTATTTTCCACGTGAATCACGTTGGGGTCTTCAAAACAACGAACAACGTGAGCAATGGCATCGGTTTCACGAATGTTAGCAAGGAATTGGTTACCTAAGCCCTCACCCTTCGAAGCGCCTTTTACTAGACCAGCGATGTCAACGAATTCCATTGTTGTTGGAATGACTTTCTCTGGGCTTACGATTGCAGCAAGTTTATCAAGACGTGGGTCCGGCATAGGAACAATGCCGCTGTTGGGCTCAATGGTGCAGAAAGGGAAGTTCTCAGCGCCAATGCCTGATTTTGTTAACGCGTTAAATAAAGTGGACTTACCAACGTTTGGTAAACCAACAATGCCGCATTTAAAACCCATGTTAATGACCTCTTGGAATGATTGCTTCCTAATCAGGAAGTCTCTTTAAATTTGTCGTCGTACGTTATGCTTTAAACGTATGCAGTCGGTTCATGGCACCTGACCAATCACCGCTTACCGCACTATCAATTTCATCCGCAGCAGCATCAATAGCTGCTTCGATTTTGTTTTGTTCATCTTTATTGGGTTTGCCCAGCACATGACCCGTTACCTTTGTCTTATCGCCTGGATGACCGATACCAATGCGTAGGCGATAGAAGTTTTTATCGTTGGCCATTTTACTAATAATGTCTTTAAGACCGTTTTGTCCGCCGTGTCCACCGCCTTGCTTAAAGCGAGCAATACCAGACGGCAAATCCAATTCGTCATGGACCACTAATATTTGATTAACAGGAATTTTGTAGAAGTTGGCTAGTGCCTGTACCGCCTGACCGCTGCGATTCATGAATGTGGTGGGAAATAACAGAAAGACATCTTGCCCTTTTATTTGGGCTTTACCACAGAGACCGTGGAATTTTTTTTCAGGTTTTAGTTGCACGCCATAGC from Bermanella marisrubri carries:
- the pth gene encoding aminoacyl-tRNA hydrolase, with amino-acid sequence MQDSIRLIVGLGNPGSEYENTRHNAGAWLLNEVARRYGVQLKPEKKFHGLCGKAQIKGQDVFLLFPTTFMNRSGQAVQALANFYKIPVNQILVVHDELDLPSGIARFKQGGGHGGQNGLKDIISKMANDKNFYRLRIGIGHPGDKTKVTGHVLGKPNKDEQNKIEAAIDAAADEIDSAVSGDWSGAMNRLHTFKA